The DNA sequence AGCTCCATTTACTATAAAAGTATCTGCTCCTGCTCCACCTTCAAATTTTCCAGCAAAAGAAATTTGTGTGGTGTCTATAGTATTTCCATTATCATGAAATTTCAAAGTATCTACCCCAGAACCTTTTAATATAGTATTTAAATTAGTGTAATTTATATTAGTATCTACTTGATATCCTAATTTTATAGTATCATTATCAGTTGTTCCAGAAACATTCCCATTAATTTTGTTGTTAATATCTATTAAAATTAAAGTTCCACCATTGATTGCTATATTTCCATTAACAGTAGTCGATCCTAATCCTAACTCTGCTCCAGATTCGATATTTATAGCATTACCTAAACTATTTACAACTGAACCTGATAAATTATTCCCTTTCCCTGATACTGATATTGTTGTATCTATTCCATTTAAAATATAGTTAGTGAATGAATTACTTCCTGACGTTCCATTCATTGTAATAGCTTGAGCTTTTCCACTTGAATCTACAGCATTCTTTACTGTATAATTTCCATTATCTAAAACAATCTTTTGCTCAACTGTAGAAGCATTTAAAATTTTTCCATCTTTATCTAAAATAATACCTTGATTGTTTAATTTTTCATTTGAAATTCCAGTAGTAAACTCTACTCCTTTTTCTCCACCTTTAATTATCCCATAGTTATTAACAGTGGCATTTTTGGAATAAACAACAATTGCATTTCCTTCATTTGAAACAATACCATTATTAGTAAAAGTTGCATTAGTTCCATCTAATTTACTATAGTCTCTACCAATAGTAACTCCATCTATAAATCCATTATTCTCTACAGTTATATCTTTAGCATTTGAACTTATCTCTAGCGATTGAGTGTTATTTCCCGCCTCTAATCTACCATTTATAATCAATTTATTTTGATCAATTGTATAAAGATATTTACTTCCACCCCATCTATAAGAATTATCCCCATTTTCACCTACATGAAGTATATATTCTTTCTCATTTTTATCAATTACAGTAGCAGCATATATTCCAGTACAACTTAATAAGAACATCACTATTGTTGCAACAGTAATGTTTATCCCTCTCTTTTTATTATTTCTTTTTATAAATCTTTCTAACAAATTATTCATTCCTTCTAACTCCTCCTAAACTTATTTTTTAAAAAAGATTAATAAAAATTATATATGTAAAGTTTTTTATAAAATATTCTTAAGTTTTTCATACGATTGTTATTCGAATATTATACAAATTTTATGTGGCGTTTTAGTGTCGAAAGTGATTTTTTGCGGTAAAAAAACTAGAGGTTCGTCACCTCTAGTTCCAAAAATTTTCTTATCATTATATAGTGCTATTTCTTTATCTTCGACAAAGCATCCTCTACAGCCATAATAAACCCTTCTGAACTATAAGTTGCTCCGGCTATTGTATCTAGTTTTGAAATATCTTGTGTTGCTTTTAATTGTGTTATAAGTTGCCCTATTGCTGGATCTGCAATGGCTTGTGTATCATTATGTGCATATTTTACATCTGAAATTCTAACTTCACCATTGGAATTCTTTTTAGTAAGTATTGTTACAGTAATCTCATCATTAAATCCATCTCCCACTCCTGTATACTCCTTAGGAGCATTAGCCTTTTCTATAAATATACAAGCTAATCCTACAATGATAAAAGCTACTACACATATCTTTCTAATTTTTTCTATCTTCACTTTCTTTCCTCCCTAATATCTTTTTTGTAATATACTCTCTTAAATTATACCATAATTTTAAAAGAAATAAAATGCTTAACTACTATTTTCCCTTTAATTCTTGATCTAAATAGTATTCTATCTTCTTAATGTCCAAATATGTGTCTATATCTACAGAGTATTTTTCATTCATTATATAGGCAAGTCTACCATCATTTAAACTTGTCTCTAATCCAAAGTTTTCATTTAACTCCTGTATATAGATAGCCCCATTTACCCTATAGAATTTTGGGAAATCCTGTCTTCTCATAGTACTATTTAGTGATAATAGATTTTTTACTGTTCCATCTTCATTGATAGTTCTCATAAGTACAGGGTTCTCATCAACCTCTGTCACACTTACAAGACTTTTCTCATCACTTTCAAAAAGTTTCTCTATTGCCTCATCTATATGCCAACCTTTTCTAAGAGGTACAGTATTTTGAAGTAGTACAAGGTAATCATACTCCTCTCCGTGCTCTTTTAACCAATTTATAGCATGTACCACAGCATCTATTGTTTTAGATGTATCTTGAGCTAACTCCTCTGGTCTCATAAATGGAACGTCTCCTCCAAATCTCTCAGCTACCTCTTTTATCTCCAAGTCATCTGTAGATATAACAGTTCTGTCTAGGTATTTAGATGATTTTGCACACTCTATAGAGTATTGTATCAATGGTTTTCCATATATCTCTATAATATTTTTAGATGGAATACCCTTACTTCCACCTCTAGCTGGTATTATTCCCAATATTTTCTTTCCTTTATACATTTTTCATCTCCCTCCTACTTCTATATTTTTTCAAAAGCTCTTTAAAAAGATAAAAGCTATTAAATGATTTTAATTGGATAAATGCTTGCTCTCTATACTCAGGTATAAAGAAATCTATTAAAAACAGAGCTGTAAACTGTGTTACCAGTGTTGCTATTGCAGCCCCATCTATTCCCAATCTTGGAATTAAAAAGATATTCAGTATAATATTTAAAATCAAGCTAATCAAAGTCTTGTAAAAACTTTTCTCAGTTATATTTTTTAGTGTCATATGTCCAGTTTGAAGTGAACCATTTGCCTTTAAAAAA is a window from the Candidatus Fusobacterium pullicola genome containing:
- a CDS encoding acylneuraminate cytidylyltransferase family protein yields the protein MYKGKKILGIIPARGGSKGIPSKNIIEIYGKPLIQYSIECAKSSKYLDRTVISTDDLEIKEVAERFGGDVPFMRPEELAQDTSKTIDAVVHAINWLKEHGEEYDYLVLLQNTVPLRKGWHIDEAIEKLFESDEKSLVSVTEVDENPVLMRTINEDGTVKNLLSLNSTMRRQDFPKFYRVNGAIYIQELNENFGLETSLNDGRLAYIMNEKYSVDIDTYLDIKKIEYYLDQELKGK
- a CDS encoding FMN-binding protein, producing MKIEKIRKICVVAFIIVGLACIFIEKANAPKEYTGVGDGFNDEITVTILTKKNSNGEVRISDVKYAHNDTQAIADPAIGQLITQLKATQDISKLDTIAGATYSSEGFIMAVEDALSKIKK